A window from Mycobacterium saskatchewanense encodes these proteins:
- the mhpA gene encoding bifunctional 3-(3-hydroxy-phenyl)propionate/3-hydroxycinnamic acid hydroxylase MhpA produces the protein MTEDPIPHVPVAIVGAGPTGVVAATLLAQHGVECTLLDRWPGVYPQPRAVHLDDEIYRILARLGIADEFAAISRPTLGLRLLDKDFTVLGEFHRDPSRGANGFPQANMFDQPELETLLRANLKRYPDAVLRGNAEVGEVRVGAHRSRVTFVDRTDHSTHLIDADYVLGCDGAKSLVRDRIGSTMRDLGFHQRWLVADVAADAELHQWDGVHQVCDPVRAGTYMRIGAGRYRWEFRLLAGESADDFGTLDALRPLIEPWTGELGNDELTLLRVTEYTFRAQIADRWRVGNVFILGDAAHLTPPFIGQGLGAGVRDAANLAWKIAGVRHGTLTADVLDSYERERKPHARHMIRLALGVGRAMTGGGRAGDAARRVVLPGLRLIPGVRSKVVDSTTPALRSSALVCRSHGLRRLAGTLCPNPLLANGRRLDEMLGASFGLISAAPVDAPTEATLHRRGIVVLIAEPESALWAWLRRGHATAALVRPDRTVARAGRDAAVLCAWACTVVHPTA, from the coding sequence GTGACCGAGGACCCCATCCCGCACGTCCCCGTCGCGATCGTCGGCGCCGGGCCCACCGGCGTCGTGGCGGCGACACTGTTGGCACAACATGGCGTGGAATGCACGCTGCTCGACCGCTGGCCCGGCGTGTATCCGCAGCCGCGCGCCGTCCACCTCGACGACGAGATCTACCGCATCCTCGCCCGCCTCGGTATCGCCGACGAGTTCGCCGCGATTTCACGGCCCACGCTGGGATTGCGCTTGCTGGACAAGGATTTTACGGTGCTCGGGGAGTTCCACCGCGATCCGTCGCGGGGAGCGAACGGCTTCCCTCAGGCCAACATGTTCGACCAGCCGGAATTGGAAACCCTGCTGCGCGCCAACCTCAAGCGCTACCCAGATGCCGTGCTGCGCGGCAACGCCGAGGTCGGCGAGGTCCGAGTCGGCGCGCACCGCAGCCGCGTCACCTTCGTCGACCGCACCGACCACAGTACGCATCTAATCGACGCCGACTACGTGCTGGGCTGTGACGGCGCCAAGAGCCTGGTTCGCGACCGGATCGGTTCGACCATGCGGGACTTGGGATTTCATCAGCGCTGGCTGGTCGCCGATGTGGCAGCAGACGCCGAGCTGCACCAGTGGGACGGCGTGCATCAGGTGTGTGACCCGGTCCGCGCGGGGACGTACATGCGCATCGGGGCGGGCCGCTACAGGTGGGAGTTCCGATTGCTGGCCGGTGAAAGCGCCGACGACTTCGGCACGCTCGATGCCCTGCGCCCCCTGATCGAACCGTGGACCGGGGAGCTCGGCAACGACGAACTGACCCTGCTGCGCGTCACCGAATACACCTTCCGCGCCCAGATCGCCGACCGGTGGCGGGTGGGGAACGTCTTCATCCTCGGTGACGCGGCGCACCTCACTCCCCCGTTCATCGGCCAGGGCTTGGGGGCGGGGGTGCGCGACGCCGCGAATCTCGCGTGGAAGATCGCCGGGGTCCGGCACGGCACCTTGACCGCCGACGTTCTGGACAGCTACGAGCGGGAACGAAAGCCACACGCCCGGCACATGATCCGGCTCGCGCTGGGCGTCGGGCGCGCGATGACCGGCGGCGGTCGGGCGGGCGATGCGGCTCGCCGCGTTGTGCTGCCCGGGCTGCGGCTGATCCCCGGTGTCCGATCGAAGGTCGTCGATTCGACCACACCTGCCCTACGTTCGTCGGCGCTGGTGTGCCGCTCCCACGGGCTACGGCGACTCGCGGGGACGCTGTGCCCAAACCCGCTCCTGGCCAACGGCCGGCGGCTCGACGAAATGCTCGGGGCGAGTTTCGGCCTGATCAGCGCAGCCCCGGTGGACGCCCCGACCGAGGCCACGCTGCACCGGCGCGGCATCGTCGTGCTGATCGCCGAGCCGGAAAGTGCGCTTTGGGCGTGGCTGCGGCGGGGGCACGCCACCGCCGCGCTCGTCCGGCCGGACCGGACGGTCGCGCGGGCGGGACGTGATGCCGCCGTGCTGTGCGCGTGGGCCTGCACCGTTGTGCACCCCACCGCTTGA
- a CDS encoding universal stress protein, which translates to MPIPVKQRGVVVAVDGSPASDAATQWAAHEAAMRNVPLTVVHAVATPTSTWPPVAYPEALAVRLEDEGKKAIMHAMKLAEEAMPPGHKATISREMVYATPTLALVEMSDHAEMIVMGTAGRGILARGVLGSVSSGVVRHANCPVAVIHDEKLPDAHAPVLVGIDGSPTSEAATAIAFDEASRRGVDLITLHAWSDVTTIELPALDWATVEEEAQRSLAESMAGWLEQYPDVTVHRVVVRDRPAQNLIEASESAQLLVVGSHGRGGLTGVLLGSVSNAVLHGVRIPVLVARAHSASG; encoded by the coding sequence ATGCCGATACCGGTTAAACAACGTGGCGTCGTCGTCGCCGTCGACGGCTCGCCAGCATCCGATGCCGCCACCCAGTGGGCGGCGCACGAGGCGGCAATGAGGAACGTCCCGCTCACCGTGGTTCACGCGGTGGCGACCCCCACCTCGACCTGGCCGCCGGTCGCCTACCCGGAAGCCCTGGCGGTGCGGCTGGAGGACGAGGGCAAGAAGGCCATCATGCACGCCATGAAGCTCGCCGAGGAGGCGATGCCGCCTGGCCACAAGGCCACTATCAGCAGGGAGATGGTGTACGCGACGCCCACGCTGGCCCTGGTGGAGATGTCCGACCACGCGGAGATGATCGTCATGGGCACCGCCGGGCGGGGGATACTCGCGCGCGGCGTGCTCGGTTCGGTCAGCTCCGGGGTGGTGCGGCACGCGAACTGCCCGGTCGCCGTCATCCACGACGAGAAGCTGCCCGACGCGCACGCGCCGGTTCTCGTCGGCATCGACGGCTCGCCGACTTCGGAAGCCGCGACGGCGATAGCGTTCGACGAGGCATCCCGTCGCGGCGTCGACCTGATCACCTTGCACGCGTGGAGCGATGTGACGACGATCGAACTGCCGGCTCTGGACTGGGCGACGGTGGAGGAGGAAGCGCAGCGCAGCCTCGCCGAAAGTATGGCGGGCTGGCTGGAACAGTATCCCGACGTGACGGTGCATCGGGTGGTCGTTCGCGACCGGCCGGCGCAGAACCTCATCGAGGCCTCGGAGTCCGCACAGCTCCTCGTCGTGGGCAGCCACGGCCGGGGCGGTCTGACCGGCGTGCTGCTGGGCTCGGTGAGCAACGCGGTCCTACACGGTGTCCGGATTCCGGTGCTCGTCGCCCGGGCGCACTCCGCTTCCGGCTAG
- a CDS encoding formate/nitrite transporter family protein, producing MTINAEAPQLDSVSVPDTVAPSPSAGPPDRSAEDPFEPLSVGAMVDRVAAMAVEKASHPWAFLMRSLVGGAMVAFGALLALMVSTGVKTPGVASLLMGLAFGMSFVLILVSGMSLITADMAAGFLAVLKRTMTVRVYAFLVGVGLVGNIVGALVFVAVCGAAGGPYLGAFAERAAAVGSQKAGQPVGTALLLAVICTWFLQTAMCMFFKARSDVARMAFAFYGPFAFVIGGTQHVIANVGFLGLPLLLNLFHHAAPRGGITWGWGEHGLLTNIGITTIGNLIGGTLFVALPFWVIARLQQRQI from the coding sequence ATGACGATCAACGCGGAAGCGCCGCAACTGGATAGCGTGTCCGTGCCGGACACGGTCGCCCCGTCCCCGTCGGCCGGCCCCCCCGACCGCTCGGCCGAGGACCCGTTCGAACCGCTGAGCGTGGGGGCCATGGTCGACCGCGTGGCGGCCATGGCGGTGGAAAAAGCCTCGCACCCATGGGCGTTCCTCATGCGATCCCTCGTCGGTGGCGCGATGGTGGCCTTCGGCGCGCTGCTCGCGCTGATGGTGAGCACGGGAGTCAAGACGCCGGGCGTGGCCAGCCTGCTGATGGGCCTGGCGTTCGGCATGTCGTTCGTGCTGATCCTCGTGTCGGGCATGTCGCTGATCACCGCCGACATGGCCGCCGGGTTCCTCGCCGTGCTCAAACGCACGATGACGGTGCGGGTCTACGCCTTCCTCGTCGGGGTCGGGCTCGTCGGCAACATCGTTGGGGCGCTTGTCTTCGTCGCAGTCTGTGGTGCCGCGGGAGGTCCCTATCTCGGCGCGTTCGCGGAACGGGCAGCGGCGGTCGGCTCCCAGAAGGCCGGCCAGCCGGTCGGGACGGCCCTGCTGCTCGCGGTGATCTGCACGTGGTTCCTGCAGACGGCGATGTGCATGTTCTTCAAGGCCCGCAGCGACGTGGCCCGGATGGCCTTTGCGTTCTACGGTCCGTTCGCCTTCGTGATCGGCGGCACCCAGCACGTGATTGCCAATGTCGGGTTTCTCGGACTTCCGTTGTTGCTCAACCTCTTTCATCACGCCGCACCGCGCGGAGGGATCACCTGGGGTTGGGGCGAGCACGGCCTGCTGACCAACATCGGGATCACCACGATCGGTAACCTGATCGGCGGCACGCTCTTCGTGGCGTTACCGTTCTGGGTCATCGCGCGACTGCAGCAACGGCAGATCTAG
- a CDS encoding anti-sigma factor — protein sequence MTVYDNTVPAIDCVDFVRLVDDLVDSDPRQWGAVVAKHLDECPPCLVYLQQMLDLKVLLNHVFEGEKLSDEHISQVLSAINTFRRGEHA from the coding sequence ATGACCGTCTACGACAACACAGTCCCCGCCATCGACTGCGTCGACTTCGTCCGGCTCGTCGACGATCTCGTCGATTCGGATCCGCGCCAGTGGGGGGCGGTGGTGGCCAAACACCTCGACGAATGTCCACCGTGTCTGGTCTACCTGCAACAGATGCTCGACCTCAAAGTCCTCCTCAACCACGTCTTCGAGGGGGAGAAGCTCAGCGACGAGCACATCTCCCAGGTCCTCAGCGCCATCAACACCTTTAGGAGAGGCGAACACGCATGA
- a CDS encoding RNA polymerase sigma factor, with amino-acid sequence MVTPVAVPPEGTESERLVGGVPLANLVRDFHRPMVNFARTMVSSPTVAEEAVQEAWVQVLQSADSFEGRSSVSTWLFSIVRNTASRHRRRESRIRDHELLADADAESGDPLSGRMHPAGHPDAGHWSVPPSQRFLPEDRTVESELVGYVRAALDALPERQRQLVILRDLVGTSADEAARILGLSAEGQRALLYRARGNLRNELEKRYRR; translated from the coding sequence ATGGTGACTCCGGTGGCGGTGCCACCGGAGGGCACCGAGTCCGAACGCCTGGTCGGCGGGGTTCCGCTGGCCAACCTGGTGCGCGACTTCCACCGGCCGATGGTGAATTTCGCCCGCACCATGGTGAGTTCACCGACCGTCGCCGAAGAGGCCGTGCAAGAGGCGTGGGTGCAGGTTTTGCAGTCGGCGGACTCGTTCGAGGGGCGCTCCTCGGTCAGCACCTGGTTGTTCAGCATCGTCAGGAACACGGCCTCGCGCCACCGGCGCCGCGAATCCCGCATCCGCGACCACGAACTGCTGGCCGACGCGGATGCGGAGTCGGGCGACCCGCTCTCGGGCCGCATGCACCCCGCCGGTCACCCCGATGCCGGTCACTGGAGTGTCCCGCCGTCCCAGCGCTTCCTGCCCGAGGACCGAACCGTCGAAAGCGAACTCGTCGGGTACGTCCGTGCCGCACTCGACGCGCTGCCGGAGCGCCAACGGCAGCTTGTCATCCTGCGCGACCTCGTCGGCACCTCGGCCGACGAGGCGGCGCGGATCCTCGGGCTCTCCGCCGAGGGGCAGCGAGCCCTGCTCTACCGCGCCCGGGGAAATCTTCGAAACGAATTGGAAAAGCGGTATCGACGATGA
- a CDS encoding acyl-CoA dehydrogenase family protein, protein MTATMDPRASQLDVGLVEDIRAHAGQLDRGEGHSRRSFAALGAAGVLGIGAPGNADGRLPEMADVIRTISGECMSTGFSLWANRMAVEYLLTAATPFSLAAVEPLLAGATLGVTGMASAFKEAAGCGTLELTATPVAGGYEVSGPIRWASNLYPDSTMVTAVRVGGGGERLIVALPLDTPGVVVGDHFDLLAMGSTASSYLNLKDAFVPADQVLSRDFDGFLQSVRPTFLVLQSAMCLGLTRTAVEQARLGLGGVNSVFAADVDRVAERLTRAEATLGRLAAAVGGVQAPTKKDLLSLRLAAAELSSASADLEIRTAGGKGYASRTAASRRYREAAFIPVQSPSEGQLRWELAGCA, encoded by the coding sequence ATGACGGCGACCATGGACCCCAGGGCGAGCCAGCTGGATGTCGGACTCGTGGAGGACATCCGGGCCCATGCCGGGCAGCTGGACCGCGGCGAGGGCCATTCCCGACGCAGCTTCGCGGCGCTGGGCGCGGCCGGAGTGCTCGGGATCGGGGCGCCGGGCAACGCGGACGGCAGGCTCCCCGAGATGGCCGATGTGATTCGCACGATTTCCGGGGAATGCATGAGCACCGGGTTCTCGCTGTGGGCCAACCGCATGGCGGTGGAATACCTGCTTACGGCGGCAACGCCTTTCTCCTTGGCCGCGGTTGAGCCGTTGCTAGCGGGCGCCACCCTGGGGGTCACTGGCATGGCTTCGGCGTTCAAGGAAGCGGCGGGCTGCGGCACCCTGGAGCTGACGGCCACACCAGTCGCCGGGGGCTACGAGGTATCGGGCCCGATCCGGTGGGCCAGCAACCTGTACCCCGATTCGACCATGGTGACCGCGGTGCGGGTCGGCGGCGGCGGCGAGAGGCTGATCGTGGCCCTGCCGTTGGACACGCCCGGCGTGGTCGTGGGCGATCACTTCGATCTACTGGCGATGGGTAGTACCGCGTCGTCGTACCTGAATCTGAAGGATGCGTTCGTCCCGGCGGATCAGGTGCTGTCGCGTGACTTCGACGGGTTCCTGCAGTCGGTTCGCCCGACGTTCCTCGTGTTGCAGTCAGCCATGTGCCTGGGGTTGACGCGTACCGCGGTGGAGCAGGCGCGCCTTGGGCTCGGGGGGGTCAACTCCGTGTTCGCGGCTGACGTCGACCGTGTCGCCGAGAGGCTCACCCGCGCCGAAGCAACGTTGGGCCGCCTGGCCGCGGCCGTCGGCGGGGTGCAGGCGCCGACCAAGAAGGACCTGCTGTCGTTGCGCCTGGCCGCCGCCGAGCTTTCCAGCGCGAGCGCGGATCTCGAGATCCGGACCGCCGGCGGAAAGGGCTATGCGAGCAGGACGGCGGCGAGCCGCCGGTATCGGGAGGCGGCGTTCATCCCTGTGCAGTCGCCGTCCGAGGGCCAATTGCGCTGGGAGTTGGCCGGATGCGCCTGA
- the cynS gene encoding cyanase, which yields MTTTLTRADLAEVIKVARVRHGLSWAKIAESIGKDPVWTVAALLGQHPLSVDDASTVAALLGLDDEAVTVLQMVPYRGSDATMADDPTIYRFHEALAVYGPAIKELIHEEFGDGIMSAINFQMSVERRPDPGGDRVVVTFDGKFLDYAWKHSAQQAQEARK from the coding sequence GTGACAACGACTTTGACCAGGGCCGACCTCGCCGAGGTGATCAAGGTGGCCCGCGTTCGGCACGGTTTGAGCTGGGCGAAGATCGCCGAATCGATTGGCAAGGACCCGGTGTGGACGGTCGCGGCGCTGCTCGGCCAGCATCCGCTGTCGGTCGACGACGCGTCGACCGTCGCTGCGCTGCTCGGCCTTGACGACGAGGCGGTGACGGTACTGCAGATGGTGCCGTATCGCGGATCGGATGCCACGATGGCAGATGATCCGACGATCTACCGGTTCCACGAGGCGCTGGCGGTCTACGGGCCGGCGATCAAAGAACTCATCCACGAAGAGTTCGGTGACGGGATCATGAGCGCGATCAACTTTCAGATGAGCGTCGAACGGCGCCCGGATCCGGGGGGCGACAGGGTGGTCGTCACGTTCGACGGCAAGTTCCTCGACTACGCATGGAAACATTCCGCCCAGCAGGCTCAGGAGGCACGGAAATGA
- a CDS encoding OsmC family protein, producing the protein MTDALVIDAQGLDRLSCNAKENPATGRKTLKATTVCEAGFRNMTYVRDLAPMLVGEPPALLGDDSAPNPSETALAALGSCVSVGLLANATHRGVTLTKIEVEMEGDIDISAVWGVGDTPEGKRLGFSAVRCRVTLAGDADEATLKEIHDNAIAWSPVVNTFRNPVSVDSTLITD; encoded by the coding sequence ATGACCGACGCGCTCGTCATCGACGCACAAGGGCTCGACCGGCTGTCGTGTAACGCCAAGGAGAATCCGGCCACCGGCCGCAAGACGCTGAAGGCGACGACGGTGTGTGAGGCGGGATTCCGAAACATGACCTACGTGCGCGACCTGGCGCCGATGCTGGTGGGCGAGCCGCCCGCGTTGCTGGGCGACGACTCGGCCCCCAACCCCTCGGAGACCGCGCTGGCGGCGCTGGGCTCATGCGTGTCGGTGGGCCTGCTGGCCAACGCCACGCACCGCGGCGTGACGCTGACCAAGATCGAGGTCGAAATGGAAGGCGACATCGACATTTCCGCGGTCTGGGGGGTCGGCGACACACCGGAGGGCAAGCGGCTGGGCTTCAGCGCGGTCCGCTGCCGGGTGACGCTGGCGGGGGACGCTGATGAGGCGACGCTGAAGGAGATCCACGACAACGCGATCGCCTGGTCGCCCGTGGTGAATACGTTCCGCAATCCGGTGAGCGTCGACTCGACCCTGATCACCGACTGA
- a CDS encoding DUF3097 domain-containing protein, translating to MADRYGTDVLAAGRRKPRSTEHPVELGMVVEDAQTGYVGAVVRVEYGRIDLEDRHGRTRGFPLGPGYLLDGRPVILTAPRRPAPADAGRTASGSVAVPGTRARVARASRIYVEGRHDAELIAQVWGEDLRIEGVVVEHLGGVDDLVGIVEEFAPGPGRRLGVLVDHLVAGSKEARIADAVRRGPGGAHTLVVGHPYVDIWQAVKAQRVGLTVWPDVPRHIEWKHGACRALGLPHGGQADIARAWRHIRARVRDWNDLEPALISRVEELIDFVTEPTAP from the coding sequence GTGGCCGATCGCTATGGAACCGATGTCCTCGCCGCGGGTCGGCGCAAGCCCCGCTCCACCGAGCACCCGGTGGAGTTGGGGATGGTCGTCGAGGACGCCCAGACGGGCTACGTCGGTGCGGTGGTCCGCGTCGAATACGGCCGCATCGATCTCGAAGATCGCCATGGCCGGACCCGCGGCTTCCCCCTGGGCCCCGGATACCTGCTCGACGGGCGTCCCGTCATCCTCACCGCACCGCGACGCCCGGCACCCGCCGACGCGGGCCGGACGGCGTCGGGATCGGTCGCGGTGCCCGGGACGCGGGCCCGCGTCGCCCGCGCCAGCCGCATCTATGTCGAGGGGCGCCACGACGCCGAACTGATCGCCCAGGTCTGGGGAGAAGACCTGCGCATCGAAGGCGTGGTCGTCGAGCACCTCGGCGGCGTCGACGACCTGGTCGGCATCGTGGAAGAGTTTGCGCCCGGGCCGGGACGCCGGCTCGGCGTGCTGGTCGACCATCTGGTCGCGGGTTCGAAGGAGGCGCGGATCGCCGATGCGGTGCGGCGCGGCCCGGGTGGGGCCCACACGCTGGTCGTGGGCCATCCCTATGTCGACATCTGGCAGGCCGTCAAGGCGCAGCGAGTCGGCCTGACCGTGTGGCCCGACGTGCCGCGCCACATCGAGTGGAAACACGGCGCCTGCCGGGCGCTCGGCCTGCCGCACGGCGGCCAGGCCGACATCGCCAGGGCCTGGCGGCACATCCGCGCGCGCGTGCGCGACTGGAACGACCTGGAGCCGGCGTTGATCAGCCGCGTGGAGGAGCTCATCGACTTCGTGACGGAGCCGACCGCCCCGTAG
- a CDS encoding DUF3349 domain-containing protein, whose protein sequence is MDLTQWVSSIVAFVRAGYPSGMPMTGHVPAAALSRRRVSTDEIASLTDELAGHRPWPVSATDVGVAITRITDAMPSPEDIARIQRRLDCRKAPTA, encoded by the coding sequence ATGGACCTTACCCAATGGGTTTCCAGCATTGTCGCCTTTGTGCGGGCCGGCTACCCCAGCGGCATGCCGATGACCGGTCATGTGCCGGCGGCGGCCCTGTCTCGTCGGCGGGTGTCCACCGATGAGATCGCCTCGCTGACAGACGAACTCGCGGGCCACCGGCCCTGGCCGGTCAGCGCCACGGACGTCGGCGTGGCGATCACCCGCATCACGGACGCGATGCCGTCTCCCGAGGACATCGCGCGGATCCAGCGCCGGCTGGATTGCCGCAAAGCCCCGACCGCTTAG
- a CDS encoding patatin-like phospholipase family protein, whose translation MTAHVSAGRVDLVCEGGGVRGIGLVGAVDALAEAGCRFPRVAGTSAGATVAALVAALQAAGEPMTRLGEVMRSIDYRKFLDRSLIGRVPLIGGGLSLLVSDGVYRGDYLERLLAGLLAELGVRTFGDLRTGEEPDQFAWSLVVTASDLSRRRLVRIPWDLPSYGVDPDDFPVARAVHASAAIPYVFEPVRVGGATWVDGGLLSDFPVELFDRPDAQPRWPTFGIRLSARPGIPPTHPVHGPVSLGIAAIETLLSNQDNAYIDDPCTVRRTIFVPAEEVSPIDFDITAQQRDALYQRGLQAGQEFLATWDYPAFLAACGGPVKPSGDASKERVP comes from the coding sequence ATGACGGCCCACGTGTCGGCCGGACGGGTCGACCTGGTCTGTGAGGGCGGCGGCGTCCGGGGGATCGGACTGGTCGGCGCCGTCGACGCGCTCGCCGAGGCCGGCTGCCGGTTCCCCCGGGTGGCCGGCACCAGCGCTGGCGCGACCGTCGCGGCACTGGTGGCGGCGCTGCAGGCCGCCGGTGAGCCGATGACGCGGCTGGGCGAGGTGATGCGCTCGATCGACTACCGGAAGTTCTTGGACCGCAGCCTGATTGGCCGGGTACCGCTGATCGGCGGGGGTCTCTCGCTGCTGGTGTCCGACGGGGTGTATCGCGGTGACTATCTCGAACGGCTGCTGGCGGGCCTGCTCGCCGAGCTCGGCGTGCGCACCTTTGGCGACCTGCGCACCGGCGAGGAGCCCGACCAGTTCGCCTGGTCGCTCGTCGTGACGGCCAGCGACCTGTCACGGCGACGGCTGGTTCGCATCCCATGGGACCTGCCTTCCTACGGCGTCGACCCGGACGACTTCCCGGTGGCGCGGGCGGTACACGCGTCGGCGGCGATTCCGTATGTCTTCGAGCCGGTTCGGGTTGGTGGCGCGACGTGGGTCGACGGCGGGTTGCTGTCCGACTTTCCGGTGGAGCTCTTCGACCGGCCCGATGCGCAGCCCCGGTGGCCGACGTTCGGGATCCGGTTGTCGGCGCGCCCCGGCATCCCGCCGACGCACCCGGTTCACGGCCCCGTCTCATTGGGGATCGCCGCCATCGAGACATTGCTGAGCAATCAGGACAACGCCTACATCGACGACCCGTGCACGGTGCGCCGCACCATCTTTGTGCCCGCCGAGGAGGTCAGCCCGATCGACTTCGACATCACCGCGCAGCAGCGCGATGCGCTGTACCAACGCGGATTGCAAGCGGGTCAAGAGTTTTTGGCAACGTGGGATTACCCGGCGTTTCTGGCGGCCTGCGGCGGCCCGGTCAAGCCTTCGGGGGATGCTTCGAAAGAGCGTGTGCCCTAA
- a CDS encoding ABC transporter ATP-binding protein, giving the protein MASVSFERATRRYPGTDRPALEGLDLFVGDGEFVVLVGPSGCGKTTSLRMVAGLETLDSGRIRIGDRDVTDIDPKDRDVAMVFQNYALYPHMTVAQNMGFALKIAKIPKGEIRERVLDAAKLLDLQPYLERKPKDLSGGQRQRVAMGRAIVRRPQVFLMDEPLSNLDAKLRVQTRNQIAALQRRLETTTVYVTHDQVEAMTMGDRVAVLCDGVLQQFAPPRELYRNPGNVFVAGFIGSPAMNLFTLPIVDSSVSLGDWVIPLPRGIADSAPEVVVGVRPEHFELGSRGVEMEVDVVEELGADAYLYGRITGSGKVIDQPVVARADGRHPPEKGTRVRLHPEPGHLHFFGPDGCRVS; this is encoded by the coding sequence ATGGCTTCGGTGAGTTTCGAGCGGGCGACACGACGCTACCCTGGGACCGATCGACCCGCCCTCGAAGGTCTCGACCTTTTCGTCGGGGACGGCGAATTCGTCGTGCTCGTGGGGCCGTCCGGCTGCGGCAAGACGACATCGCTGCGGATGGTCGCCGGGCTGGAGACGCTGGACTCCGGACGGATCCGGATCGGCGACCGCGATGTCACCGACATCGACCCCAAGGATCGCGACGTCGCCATGGTCTTCCAGAATTACGCCCTTTACCCCCACATGACGGTCGCCCAAAACATGGGCTTCGCGCTGAAGATCGCCAAGATCCCGAAGGGGGAGATCCGCGAGCGGGTGCTCGACGCGGCGAAACTGCTTGACCTGCAACCCTACCTGGAGCGCAAGCCGAAAGACCTCTCCGGTGGGCAACGCCAACGGGTGGCGATGGGGCGGGCGATCGTGCGGCGGCCGCAGGTGTTCCTGATGGACGAGCCGCTGTCCAACCTGGACGCCAAACTGCGGGTGCAGACCCGAAACCAGATCGCCGCGCTGCAGCGGCGGCTGGAAACCACCACGGTCTACGTCACCCACGATCAGGTCGAGGCGATGACGATGGGGGACCGCGTGGCCGTGCTGTGCGACGGTGTGCTGCAGCAGTTCGCGCCACCCCGGGAGTTGTACCGAAATCCGGGCAACGTGTTCGTCGCGGGCTTCATCGGGTCACCGGCGATGAACCTGTTCACCCTGCCCATCGTGGATTCCTCGGTCTCGCTGGGAGACTGGGTCATTCCGCTACCGCGCGGCATCGCCGATTCTGCGCCCGAGGTCGTCGTCGGGGTCCGCCCCGAGCATTTCGAACTCGGCAGCCGCGGTGTCGAGATGGAGGTCGACGTGGTGGAAGAACTCGGGGCCGACGCCTACCTGTACGGCCGAATCACCGGTTCCGGCAAGGTGATCGATCAGCCCGTCGTCGCGCGCGCCGACGGCCGCCACCCGCCGGAGAAGGGTACCCGGGTGCGCCTGCACCCGGAACCCGGACACCTGCACTTCTTCGGCCCCGACGGGTGCCGGGTCTCATGA
- a CDS encoding carbohydrate ABC transporter permease, producing MVSGERVFKRNVFRALLVYTALIAIAWCWLFPIAWAVSGSLKNEGEVTEPRLLPAHPRWSNYTEAFTLMPFWRMFFNTVLYAGCVTAGQVFFCSLAGYAFARLQFRGRDTLFVLYLGTLMVPLTVTVIPQFILMRTLGWVDTPWAMIVPGLFGSAFGTYLMRQFFRTLPTDLEEAAILDGCSPWQIYWRILLPHARPAVTVLAVLTWVNVWNDFLWPLLMIQRNSLATLTLGLVRLRGEYVARWPVIMATSMLIMVPLVVIYAVAQRSFVRGIAVTGMNG from the coding sequence GTGGTCTCGGGTGAGCGCGTGTTCAAGCGCAACGTCTTTCGTGCCCTGCTCGTCTACACCGCGCTGATCGCCATCGCGTGGTGCTGGCTGTTCCCGATCGCCTGGGCGGTGTCGGGCTCGTTGAAGAACGAGGGCGAGGTGACCGAGCCGAGGCTCCTGCCGGCCCACCCGCGGTGGTCGAACTACACCGAGGCGTTCACGCTGATGCCGTTCTGGCGCATGTTCTTCAACACCGTCTTGTATGCCGGGTGCGTAACGGCCGGTCAGGTGTTCTTCTGCTCCCTGGCCGGATACGCGTTCGCCCGCCTGCAATTTCGCGGCCGTGACACGTTGTTCGTGCTGTATCTGGGCACGCTGATGGTGCCGCTGACCGTCACCGTGATCCCGCAGTTCATCCTGATGCGGACGCTGGGGTGGGTCGACACGCCGTGGGCGATGATCGTCCCGGGCCTGTTCGGCAGCGCCTTCGGTACCTACCTGATGCGCCAGTTCTTCCGGACGCTCCCCACAGACCTCGAGGAGGCCGCGATCCTGGACGGCTGCTCGCCGTGGCAGATCTACTGGCGGATCCTGCTGCCCCACGCGAGGCCGGCGGTGACGGTGCTGGCGGTGCTCACGTGGGTCAACGTGTGGAACGACTTCCTGTGGCCGCTGTTGATGATTCAGCGCAACAGCCTGGCCACCCTGACGCTCGGCCTGGTCCGGCTGCGAGGTGAGTACGTTGCGCGCTGGCCGGTCATCATGGCGACCTCCATGCTGATCATGGTGCCGCTGGTGGTCATCTACGCCGTCGCGCAGCGGTCGTTCGTCCGCGGCATCGCCGTCACCGGGATGAACGGATAG